The Caviibacter abscessus genome window below encodes:
- the rpmG gene encoding 50S ribosomal protein L33 — protein sequence MRVQVILECTESKLRHYVTTKNKKTHPERLELRKYNPVLKKYTLYREVK from the coding sequence ATGAGAGTACAAGTAATTTTAGAATGCACTGAATCAAAGTTGAGACATTATGTAACAACTAAAAACAAAAAGACTCATCCAGAAAGATTAGAACTTAGAAAGTATAATCCTGTTCTAAAAAAATACACTCTATATAGAGAAGTTAAGTAA
- the dnaJ gene encoding molecular chaperone DnaJ codes for MAKRDYYEILGVNKNATADEIKKAYRKLSKKYHPDLNKDNKEKAAEKFKEVAEAYEILSDTQKRETYDRFGHSAFENGGAGQGGFSGFGGFEGFSSSNFGGFSDIFSDFFGQGFSGHSSQQRHEVKGRDLEYNIRLKLEDIVNDFETEISFKRNGKCSTCDGTGAKNKEMNNCSSCKGSGYVTRVHQTILGSIQQTEECNVCQGKGKVPKAACNSCGGTGIAEETITRKIKIPAGIENDTRMIMRGLGSYPRGGGVFGDLYLRITIEKHEIFKRKDLDIYCDIPVSITKAMLGGEVEVPTLYGKQIINISEGLQNGEVKVLSDKGLSFRGRKGRQIIKFNVEIPINLTQEQKDILVKFEKTMTKNNYKETENFSSKVKNFFKKLKDEFNN; via the coding sequence ATGGCAAAAAGAGATTATTATGAGATATTGGGTGTAAATAAAAATGCAACAGCTGATGAAATAAAAAAAGCATATAGAAAATTATCGAAAAAATATCACCCTGATTTGAATAAAGATAATAAAGAAAAAGCAGCGGAGAAATTTAAAGAAGTAGCTGAAGCATATGAAATTTTATCTGATACTCAAAAAAGAGAAACTTATGATAGATTTGGTCATAGTGCATTTGAAAATGGTGGTGCAGGACAAGGTGGATTTAGTGGCTTTGGAGGATTTGAGGGATTTAGTTCTTCAAATTTTGGTGGATTTTCAGATATCTTCAGTGATTTTTTCGGTCAAGGATTTTCTGGACATTCTTCACAGCAACGTCATGAAGTTAAAGGTAGAGACTTAGAATATAATATTAGATTAAAACTTGAAGATATAGTTAATGATTTTGAAACTGAAATATCATTTAAAAGAAATGGTAAGTGTTCTACTTGTGATGGAACAGGAGCGAAAAATAAAGAAATGAATAATTGTAGTTCTTGTAAAGGATCAGGATATGTTACAAGAGTTCATCAAACTATATTAGGAAGTATACAACAAACTGAAGAATGTAATGTGTGCCAAGGAAAAGGAAAAGTTCCTAAAGCTGCATGTAATTCTTGTGGCGGAACAGGTATAGCAGAAGAAACAATTACAAGAAAAATTAAAATACCTGCTGGAATTGAAAATGATACTAGAATGATTATGAGAGGTTTAGGCTCATATCCAAGAGGTGGAGGAGTTTTTGGTGATTTGTATCTAAGAATAACAATTGAAAAACATGAAATATTCAAAAGAAAAGACTTAGATATTTATTGTGATATTCCTGTTTCAATTACTAAAGCAATGCTTGGAGGAGAAGTTGAAGTTCCTACTTTATATGGTAAACAAATTATTAATATAAGTGAAGGTCTGCAAAATGGAGAAGTTAAAGTTCTTTCAGACAAAGGTTTATCATTTAGAGGTAGAAAAGGAAGACAAATAATTAAATTTAATGTAGAAATACCAATTAATTTAACTCAGGAGCAAAAAGATATATTAGTTAAATTTGAGAAAACAATGACTAAAAATAACTATAAAGAAACTGAAAATTTTTCATCAAAGGTAAAAAATTTTTTCAAAAAATTAAAAGATGAATTTAATAATTGA
- the secE gene encoding preprotein translocase subunit SecE: MEDKKQNLLSRIISEYRKVTWASLPEVIQVTIVVLIITTFVALMIMLFDFSFKTIIDAISNTLAKFIK; the protein is encoded by the coding sequence ATGGAAGATAAAAAACAAAACCTTTTAAGTAGAATAATATCAGAATATAGAAAAGTAACTTGGGCATCATTACCTGAAGTAATACAAGTAACAATTGTAGTATTGATTATAACAACGTTTGTAGCGTTAATGATCATGTTATTTGATTTTTCATTTAAAACAATAATTGATGCTATATCAAATACACTTGCTAAATTTATTAAGTAA
- a CDS encoding TatD family hydrolase yields the protein MKLIDAHCHLNDSMYDEDLECIIDEILKEMEFIVCSGWDYESSLRAIKLSEKYDKVYATIGYHPTDISKINDKDFSHIEELARTHKKVIGIGEIGLDYHWMKDPKDVQKQAFTRQIEMIRRVDIPIVIHTRDALEDTINILKEYKDVGGILHCFPGSYESVKPILDRYYVSVGGTLTFKNNVKTKELVSKVPLDRIVIETDSPYLTPVPFRGKRNNPVFTKYVAEEIARIKEIDVEQVINQTSKNAIKAYRLENLL from the coding sequence ATGAAATTGATAGATGCACATTGTCATTTAAATGATAGTATGTATGATGAAGACTTAGAGTGTATAATAGATGAAATTTTAAAAGAAATGGAATTTATAGTATGTTCAGGTTGGGATTATGAAAGTTCGCTTAGAGCAATTAAATTAAGTGAAAAATATGATAAAGTATATGCTACTATTGGGTATCATCCAACAGATATTTCAAAAATAAATGACAAAGATTTTTCACACATTGAAGAACTTGCAAGAACTCATAAAAAAGTAATCGGAATTGGAGAAATAGGGCTTGATTATCATTGGATGAAAGATCCAAAAGATGTTCAAAAACAAGCGTTTACAAGACAAATAGAAATGATAAGAAGAGTTGATATACCTATTGTTATACATACTAGAGATGCACTTGAAGATACGATTAATATATTAAAAGAATATAAAGATGTTGGAGGAATACTTCATTGTTTTCCAGGTTCATATGAATCTGTAAAACCTATATTAGATAGATATTATGTTAGTGTTGGTGGAACGCTTACATTTAAAAATAATGTTAAAACAAAAGAACTAGTTTCTAAAGTGCCACTTGACAGAATAGTTATTGAAACAGATAGTCCGTATTTAACTCCAGTGCCTTTTAGAGGAAAAAGAAATAATCCAGTATTTACAAAATATGTAGCTGAAGAAATTGCAAGAATTAAAGAAATTGATGTTGAGCAAGTTATAAACCAAACAAGTAAAAATGCAATTAAAGCGTATAGATTGGAAAATTTATTATGA
- the hrcA gene encoding heat-inducible transcriptional repressor HrcA → MNEREKQILYTIISHYIETGESVGSRTIEKKYDIGVSSATIRNAMADLEDMGLISKTHTSSGRIPTYDGYKLYVDNLLNENDFEYTHNIDVNSYAQLKNEQVSLIIENVTQMLSKLSSNAAIALEPSNENHSLKKVELVYVNNKRAFIVAVTDMNIVKTANLNLYNYIDETVLKKVSEYINLLIAEQKGKYTINSLKTFFEKVGSLDKGLSQESDTKLHMSNETSLLINSEDVFKTIKILDDKNILKNILKDIVENKKYKPYEINILFGNELEYDELKNYIFIFSVYEYANERGVISLIGPCRMNYKKNINLINYINEILKQALNKTVSLKLIK, encoded by the coding sequence ATGAACGAAAGAGAAAAGCAGATACTTTATACTATAATTAGTCATTATATTGAAACCGGTGAAAGTGTTGGTTCAAGAACTATTGAAAAAAAGTATGATATTGGAGTTTCATCTGCTACTATAAGAAATGCAATGGCAGATTTAGAAGATATGGGTCTAATTTCAAAAACACATACATCATCAGGTAGAATACCAACATACGACGGCTATAAATTATATGTTGATAATTTATTAAATGAAAATGATTTTGAGTATACTCATAATATAGATGTCAATTCTTATGCTCAACTAAAAAATGAGCAAGTTAGTTTAATAATTGAAAATGTTACTCAAATGTTATCAAAACTTAGTTCGAATGCCGCAATAGCACTGGAACCATCTAATGAAAATCATAGTTTAAAAAAAGTAGAATTAGTTTATGTGAATAATAAAAGAGCATTTATTGTTGCAGTAACTGACATGAATATAGTGAAAACAGCTAATTTAAATCTTTATAATTATATTGATGAAACAGTTTTGAAAAAGGTAAGTGAGTATATAAATTTATTAATCGCAGAACAAAAAGGAAAATATACAATAAATAGTCTTAAAACTTTTTTTGAAAAAGTTGGTAGTTTGGATAAAGGTTTATCACAAGAAAGTGATACTAAACTTCATATGAGTAATGAAACAAGTCTATTAATCAATTCTGAAGATGTATTTAAAACTATTAAGATATTGGATGATAAAAACATACTAAAAAATATATTAAAAGATATTGTTGAAAACAAAAAATATAAACCATATGAAATAAATATATTATTTGGAAATGAATTAGAGTATGATGAATTAAAAAATTATATTTTCATATTTTCAGTATATGAATATGCTAATGAAAGAGGTGTAATTAGTTTAATTGGACCTTGTAGAATGAATTATAAGAAAAATATTAATTTAATAAATTACATTAATGAAATTTTAAAACAAGCGTTGAATAAGACAGTTTCATTAAAGTTAATTAAATAA
- the acpS gene encoding holo-ACP synthase — translation MRIGTDIVEVDRIKQAIEKNNNFKEKVFTKAEIKYCENKKNKYESYSGRFSAKEAFVKALGTGFTDDISFLDIEILNDENGKPCINYKGKNYDVSISHEKRYAIAMVLIESL, via the coding sequence ATGAGAATAGGTACTGATATTGTAGAAGTTGATAGAATAAAACAAGCGATAGAAAAAAATAATAATTTTAAAGAAAAAGTATTTACAAAAGCAGAAATAAAATATTGTGAAAATAAGAAAAATAAATACGAATCATATTCTGGAAGATTTAGTGCTAAAGAAGCATTTGTTAAGGCTCTTGGTACAGGATTTACAGATGATATTTCATTTCTAGATATAGAAATACTAAATGATGAAAATGGCAAACCTTGTATAAATTATAAAGGTAAAAACTATGATGTAAGTATATCGCATGAAAAAAGATATGCAATTGCAATGGTATTAATTGAAAGTCTTTGA
- the rplA gene encoding 50S ribosomal protein L1: MAKRGKRYSEISQKVDNLKIYKPEEALDLIFETKSAKFVETVELAVKLGVDPRHADQQVRGTVVLPHGTGKNVRVLAITSGDNINKALEAGADYAGDDEYINKIQQGWFDFDLVIATPDMMPKLGKLGRVLGTKGLMPNPKSGTVTTDISKTVDEFKKGKVAFKVDKLGSIHLPIGKVNFEKEKIVENFKVALNQIIKLKPATSKGQYLRTVAISLTMGPGIKIDPLLVGVYVG; this comes from the coding sequence ATGGCGAAAAGAGGAAAAAGATATAGTGAAATTTCTCAAAAAGTAGATAATTTAAAAATATATAAACCAGAAGAAGCATTAGATTTAATATTTGAAACTAAAAGTGCTAAATTTGTTGAAACAGTTGAATTAGCTGTTAAATTAGGTGTAGATCCAAGACATGCAGATCAACAAGTTAGAGGAACTGTAGTTTTACCACATGGAACAGGTAAAAATGTTAGAGTATTAGCAATAACTTCAGGAGATAATATTAATAAAGCATTAGAAGCTGGTGCTGATTATGCTGGTGATGATGAATATATAAATAAAATACAACAAGGTTGGTTTGATTTTGATTTAGTTATAGCTACACCTGATATGATGCCTAAATTAGGAAAATTAGGAAGAGTTTTAGGAACAAAAGGATTAATGCCTAACCCTAAATCAGGAACAGTTACAACTGATATATCAAAAACTGTTGATGAATTTAAAAAAGGTAAAGTTGCATTTAAAGTTGATAAATTAGGTTCAATTCATTTACCAATAGGTAAAGTTAATTTTGAAAAAGAAAAAATTGTTGAAAACTTTAAAGTTGCTTTAAACCAAATAATAAAATTAAAACCTGCAACATCTAAAGGTCAATACTTAAGAACAGTTGCAATTTCATTAACAATGGGACCTGGAATAAAAATTGATCCATTATTAGTAGGAGTATATGTAGGTTAA
- a CDS encoding type II secretion system protein has product MRYKKKKYSAFTLIEIITVMCIISLLATIAIPKINRYINQANKTKVIAAVSELNNYLISMEIENTEIKDINTVLNAYGKIKHINISNDGSFSIGKVKGTLKYNDGVITAILTGPTEFANQEISIK; this is encoded by the coding sequence ATGAGATATAAAAAGAAAAAATATTCAGCATTTACTTTAATTGAAATAATAACTGTAATGTGCATTATATCTTTACTTGCAACAATTGCAATTCCTAAAATAAATAGATATATTAATCAAGCAAATAAGACAAAGGTTATAGCAGCTGTTTCAGAATTGAATAATTATCTTATAAGTATGGAAATTGAAAATACTGAGATTAAAGATATAAATACCGTTTTAAATGCTTATGGTAAGATTAAACATATAAATATATCAAATGATGGTTCTTTTAGTATAGGGAAAGTAAAAGGAACACTAAAATATAATGATGGTGTAATTACAGCAATATTAACAGGACCTACAGAATTTGCAAATCAAGAGATTTCAATAAAATGA
- the dnaK gene encoding molecular chaperone DnaK: MSKIIGIDLGTTNSCVAVMDGGTYTIIPNSDGERTTPSVVSIKDNGEVVVGTIAKRQAITQPDSTISSIKTHMGENYKVDIHGKSYTPQEISAKILQKLKKDAESYLGTTVTEAVITVPAYFTDAQRQATKDAGEIAGLKVERIVNEPTAAALAYGLDKKKDEKILVFDLGGGTFDVSVLEIGDDVVEVLATSGNNHLGGDDFDKKIIDWLAEEFKKESGIDLRNDKMAYQRLKDAAEDAKKKLSTTLETQISLPFITVDATGPKHLEKKLTRAAFNELTKDLVELTKTPVQTALKDSGLNASEIDEILLVGGSTRIPAVQEWVKSYFGKEPNKGINPDEVVAAGAAIQGGVLQGDVKGVLLLDVTPLSLGIETMGGVFTKVIEKNTTIPTKKSQVFSTAVDNQPEVGIVVLQGERARAADNHKLGEFSLGGILPAPRGVPQIEVTFDIDTNGIVHVSAKDLGTGKENSVTISGSSNLSKEDIERMKKEAEANASEDEKFKELVEARNQADQLLISTEKMMKENEDKLQGTEKEDIEKALEELKKVKDSEDISEIKAKIDELAKSAQGFATRIYQEAAKNNQSADPNNAQQGNSESEEPEIIN, translated from the coding sequence ATGAGTAAAATAATAGGAATAGATTTAGGAACAACAAACTCTTGTGTTGCTGTTATGGACGGTGGAACATATACAATAATTCCAAATAGTGACGGAGAAAGAACTACACCATCTGTTGTAAGTATTAAAGATAATGGAGAAGTTGTAGTTGGAACTATTGCAAAAAGACAAGCAATAACTCAACCAGATTCAACAATAAGTTCAATTAAAACACATATGGGAGAAAACTATAAAGTAGATATACATGGTAAATCATACACACCACAAGAAATATCTGCAAAAATCTTACAAAAGTTAAAAAAAGATGCTGAAAGTTATTTAGGAACAACTGTTACAGAAGCAGTAATTACAGTTCCTGCGTACTTTACAGATGCTCAAAGACAAGCAACAAAAGATGCTGGGGAAATTGCAGGTTTAAAAGTTGAAAGAATAGTAAATGAACCAACAGCTGCGGCTTTAGCATATGGACTTGATAAGAAAAAAGATGAAAAAATATTAGTATTTGACCTTGGTGGTGGAACATTTGACGTTTCTGTTTTAGAAATTGGAGACGATGTAGTTGAAGTTTTAGCGACTTCAGGAAATAACCATTTAGGTGGAGATGATTTTGACAAAAAAATAATTGATTGGTTAGCGGAAGAATTTAAGAAAGAAAGCGGTATTGATTTAAGAAATGATAAAATGGCATATCAAAGATTAAAAGATGCAGCAGAAGATGCTAAGAAAAAATTATCAACAACTTTAGAAACACAAATATCATTACCATTTATTACAGTAGATGCAACAGGACCAAAACATTTAGAAAAGAAATTAACTAGAGCTGCATTTAATGAATTAACAAAAGATTTAGTAGAATTAACAAAAACTCCTGTACAAACAGCACTTAAAGATTCAGGACTAAACGCAAGTGAAATAGATGAAATTCTATTAGTTGGAGGTTCAACAAGAATACCAGCAGTTCAAGAATGGGTTAAATCATATTTTGGTAAAGAACCTAATAAGGGAATAAATCCTGATGAAGTTGTTGCAGCTGGTGCAGCAATACAAGGTGGAGTTTTACAAGGTGATGTAAAAGGAGTACTATTATTAGACGTAACACCTTTATCACTTGGAATTGAAACAATGGGTGGAGTATTTACAAAAGTTATTGAAAAAAATACAACTATACCTACTAAGAAATCACAAGTATTTAGTACAGCAGTTGATAATCAACCTGAAGTTGGAATTGTTGTATTACAAGGAGAAAGAGCAAGAGCAGCAGATAATCATAAATTAGGAGAATTTTCACTTGGAGGAATTTTACCTGCACCAAGAGGAGTACCTCAAATTGAAGTTACATTTGATATTGATACAAATGGTATAGTTCATGTATCTGCAAAAGATTTAGGAACAGGAAAAGAAAATTCTGTAACAATATCAGGATCATCAAATTTATCAAAAGAAGATATAGAAAGAATGAAAAAAGAAGCAGAAGCTAATGCAAGCGAAGACGAAAAATTCAAAGAACTAGTTGAAGCAAGAAATCAAGCAGACCAACTATTAATTTCTACTGAAAAAATGATGAAAGAAAATGAAGACAAACTTCAAGGTACTGAAAAAGAAGATATAGAAAAAGCATTAGAAGAACTTAAAAAAGTTAAGGATTCAGAAGATATATCAGAAATTAAAGCTAAGATAGATGAACTTGCAAAATCAGCACAAGGATTTGCAACAAGAATTTATCAAGAAGCAGCAAAAAATAATCAATCTGCTGATCCAAATAATGCACAACAAGGTAATTCAGAATCAGAAGAACCTGAAATAATTAATTAA
- the rplK gene encoding 50S ribosomal protein L11: MAKEVMSKVKLQLSAGKANPAPPVGSALGPKGINIPEFCKSFNAQTQDKMGYIIPVEITIYADRSFTFVLKTPPASDLLKKAAKIETAAHNSKKEVAGTITKAQLQDIAQMKLPDLNASSIEAAMKIIAGTARSMGIKIED, translated from the coding sequence ATGGCTAAAGAAGTAATGAGTAAAGTCAAACTACAATTAAGTGCTGGTAAAGCAAATCCTGCTCCACCAGTTGGGTCAGCATTAGGACCTAAAGGAATAAACATTCCTGAATTTTGTAAATCATTTAATGCACAAACACAAGATAAGATGGGATATATAATACCAGTAGAAATAACAATATATGCTGACAGAAGTTTTACATTTGTATTAAAAACACCACCTGCATCAGATTTATTAAAAAAAGCTGCTAAAATTGAAACAGCTGCACATAATTCTAAAAAAGAAGTTGCTGGAACTATAACTAAAGCACAATTACAAGATATAGCACAAATGAAATTACCTGATTTAAATGCTAGTAGCATTGAAGCTGCAATGAAAATTATAGCAGGTACAGCTAGAAGTATGGGAATTAAAATAGAAGATTAG
- a CDS encoding endo alpha-1,4 polygalactosaminidase, with protein MKKILIFILFFSIFSFTNDFGIFIGEKKLDKLSKYKMVVIDATYYSKDEIKSLKDKNIKVYSYINIGSVETFRPYYRKFKNKIIKKYDNWNNEFWIDITNKNWKNT; from the coding sequence ATGAAAAAAATTTTAATTTTTATTTTGTTTTTTAGTATTTTTTCCTTTACTAATGATTTTGGAATATTTATAGGAGAAAAAAAATTAGATAAATTATCTAAGTATAAAATGGTTGTGATAGATGCGACGTACTATTCTAAAGATGAAATAAAAAGTTTAAAAGATAAAAATATTAAAGTATACTCATATATTAATATAGGCTCAGTTGAAACGTTTAGACCATATTATAGGAAGTTTAAAAACAAAATAATAAAAAAATATGATAATTGGAATAATGAGTTTTGGATTGATATTACAAATAAAAATTGGAAAAACACATAA
- the nusG gene encoding transcription termination/antitermination protein NusG: MENNEVAYKKKWYLIHTYSGYEKKVKTDLEKRVESLGLKDRVFRILVPEEEIKEEKRGKQVTVFRKLFPSYVMIEMRSTEEIVENGLNYRVDSEAWYIIRNTNGVTGFVGVGSDPIPMSDEEVDRIMNLINVKSNVHDNNLKVGDNVIVTDGVFKDVHAKVIETNKEVSKIKIELETLGRLVSVDIDSSHVKKEL, translated from the coding sequence ATGGAAAATAATGAAGTTGCTTATAAAAAGAAGTGGTATTTAATACATACTTATTCTGGTTATGAAAAAAAGGTTAAAACAGACTTAGAAAAAAGAGTGGAATCATTAGGATTAAAGGATAGAGTATTTAGGATTCTTGTTCCTGAAGAAGAAATTAAAGAAGAAAAAAGAGGGAAACAAGTTACTGTATTTAGAAAATTATTTCCAAGTTATGTTATGATAGAAATGAGATCAACAGAAGAGATAGTTGAAAATGGTCTTAATTATCGTGTAGATAGTGAAGCTTGGTATATAATACGTAATACTAATGGTGTTACAGGATTTGTTGGAGTTGGAAGTGATCCAATACCAATGTCTGATGAAGAAGTGGATCGTATAATGAACTTAATAAATGTTAAGTCAAATGTACATGATAATAACTTAAAAGTTGGAGATAATGTTATAGTTACTGATGGTGTGTTTAAAGATGTACATGCAAAAGTAATAGAAACAAATAAAGAAGTCTCAAAAATTAAAATTGAATTAGAAACTCTTGGAAGATTAGTGTCAGTTGATATTGACAGTTCACATGTAAAAAAAGAGTTATAG
- a CDS encoding B3/B4 domain-containing protein, translating into MKKFIIEQGFFDIFPDAKLGIVVCKGINNNIIDENKYKYLLDESYKIVPSHLPNPDFSSNNVIKVYREAFQKFKTKKGARSSIEALLKRVNNGGTIGNINPLVDIYNSVSLKYALPCGGEDIDEFLGDIRLTLANGTESFITLGSDKSEPPYENEIVYKDNEGAICRCLNWRECVRTILTEKTKNAFLCIELIDTDRIDILNVALMELKTLIDTNLGGVSEIEILDINNREIIIEE; encoded by the coding sequence ATGAAAAAATTTATAATAGAACAAGGTTTTTTTGATATATTTCCAGATGCAAAGTTAGGTATAGTAGTTTGTAAAGGGATTAACAACAATATAATTGATGAAAATAAATATAAATATTTGTTAGATGAATCATATAAAATAGTTCCAAGTCATTTACCAAATCCTGATTTTAGTAGTAATAATGTTATAAAAGTCTATAGAGAAGCATTTCAAAAATTTAAAACTAAAAAAGGTGCAAGATCTTCTATTGAAGCTTTATTAAAACGTGTAAATAACGGGGGTACAATTGGAAATATTAATCCGTTAGTTGATATATATAATTCAGTTTCACTAAAATATGCACTACCTTGCGGGGGAGAAGATATTGATGAATTTTTAGGAGATATAAGACTTACATTAGCAAATGGAACAGAAAGTTTTATAACACTTGGATCTGATAAAAGTGAACCACCATATGAAAATGAAATAGTATATAAAGATAACGAGGGTGCTATATGCAGATGTTTAAACTGGAGAGAGTGTGTAAGGACTATACTTACAGAAAAAACAAAGAATGCTTTTTTATGTATTGAATTAATAGATACTGATAGAATTGATATACTTAATGTAGCACTTATGGAACTAAAAACTTTAATAGATACCAATTTAGGCGGAGTAAGTGAAATTGAAATTCTTGATATAAATAATAGAGAAATAATTATTGAAGAGTAG
- the grpE gene encoding nucleotide exchange factor GrpE — protein sequence MDKREVEEKEIEEISNSCEQNQVDETEEKIKALEKEVSDLKAAYSIKLADFQNYTKRKDKEFEEFKKYACESLIIKVIDSLDTLTLAKTSADKAKDFESLSSGIDMIIKNIQIALNDEGVEEINAINEKYDPYIHYAVATENNEEIENEVVTDVLQKGYKLKGKVIRPSMVKINKK from the coding sequence ATGGATAAAAGAGAAGTTGAAGAAAAAGAAATAGAAGAAATTTCAAATTCTTGTGAACAAAATCAAGTAGATGAAACTGAAGAAAAAATTAAAGCACTTGAAAAGGAAGTATCAGATTTAAAAGCAGCATACAGTATAAAATTAGCAGATTTTCAAAATTATACTAAAAGAAAAGATAAAGAATTTGAAGAATTCAAAAAATATGCTTGTGAATCATTGATAATAAAAGTTATAGATTCACTTGATACGCTTACACTTGCAAAAACTAGTGCTGATAAGGCAAAAGATTTTGAATCATTATCAAGCGGCATAGATATGATAATAAAAAATATACAAATTGCACTTAATGATGAAGGTGTAGAAGAAATAAACGCAATAAATGAAAAATACGATCCGTATATTCATTATGCAGTTGCAACTGAAAATAATGAAGAAATTGAAAATGAAGTTGTAACAGATGTACTACAAAAAGGATATAAATTAAAAGGAAAAGTAATTAGACCAAGTATGGTTAAAATAAATAAAAAATAA
- a CDS encoding aldose 1-epimerase family protein, translating to MNININSNKMKVAVLKKGAELKSIVIDDEEYMWNEKEIWAKTSPILFPFIGKLKDNSYTFKNKRYTMDTRHGFARDMDFKVVSHLSDSVKLELKSSEETKKVYPFDFNFQLEYKIISDNTLKMSLIVENLGKDDMYFSLGAHPAFKLSDDYYNWNISFENEKELYTYKLSNGYYLDEKIYIGKKSIINIIDENFKDDAIILDGDGINKTTIENDKKQIIIEHKGFKYIAYWKPEKAKFICVEPWFGITDNVNHNGKIEDKIGIIKLGSKKIFESNIFFTFKKKVK from the coding sequence ATGAATATAAACATTAATTCAAATAAAATGAAAGTTGCTGTTTTAAAAAAAGGGGCAGAACTGAAAAGTATAGTAATTGATGATGAAGAATATATGTGGAATGAAAAAGAAATATGGGCGAAAACATCGCCCATATTATTCCCATTTATAGGGAAATTAAAAGATAATAGTTATACTTTTAAAAATAAAAGATACACTATGGACACAAGACATGGATTTGCACGTGATATGGATTTTAAAGTCGTCTCACATTTAAGTGACAGTGTAAAATTAGAATTAAAATCAAGTGAAGAAACAAAAAAAGTTTATCCATTTGATTTTAATTTTCAATTAGAATACAAAATAATTTCAGATAATACGTTAAAAATGTCATTGATTGTTGAAAATTTAGGAAAAGATGATATGTATTTTTCACTTGGAGCACATCCGGCGTTTAAACTTTCTGATGACTACTATAATTGGAATATTAGTTTTGAAAATGAGAAAGAATTATATACATATAAACTTTCTAATGGATATTATTTAGATGAAAAAATATATATTGGGAAGAAAAGTATAATTAATATTATAGATGAAAATTTTAAAGATGATGCAATAATACTTGATGGTGATGGTATTAATAAAACAACAATTGAAAATGACAAAAAACAAATAATAATAGAACATAAAGGATTTAAATATATAGCGTATTGGAAGCCTGAAAAAGCAAAATTTATCTGTGTAGAGCCTTGGTTTGGAATTACAGATAATGTAAATCATAATGGAAAAATTGAAGATAAAATTGGAATTATAAAACTGGGTTCAAAAAAAATATTTGAATCAAATATATTTTTTACATTTAAGAAAAAGGTGAAATAA